The DNA sequence GGCACGCTGGACGGCGAGGATGTTAACGAAGCGCTCCCGGTCGGACCGGCTGGCGGCTTTGCGGTTCAGTTCGGACATGGTGGTTGTCATGGGAGTCCTCCCTATCGCCGCGCGACCTTGACAGGCGCGGTGTGCGCATCGCCGCGATCAGCTGCGGCACCCATGATGCGAGCGAACACGGCTTGATGGAGCGAGCGAGGCGTGGCCCTTGTGAACATCACGGTGGCCTTGTTCGCCCAGCCAGGCACGACGCTGATGCGCCCGGCCTGCAACGCACGGATCCCGGCTCGCACCACGGGTGCCGGCTGCATCATGAGGAGCTTCAACGCGGGCGTGATCTTCTGCTGCGCTGCCGTGGCGAATCCGGTGTCCGACATACCCGGGCACAGCACGGTCACCATGACGCCGTCGCGTTTGAGTTCGCGATGAAGGGCTTCACCTAGACGCAACACGTACGCCTTTGCGGCCGCGTACACTGCGAACTTCTCCACGCCCTGATAGGCCAGCAGGCTGGCGACCAGCAGAATCTTCCCGCGTCCGCGCGTCCGCATGTCCTGCGCAAAGACGTGCGTGACCGCCGTCAGGCTCACGACCTCCAGCTGCAGCATCGCCAGTGCCGCGTCCAGCGTGCCATCCACGAACGTGCCTTGCAGTCCGTGGCCGGCGTTGTTGATCAGGATGTCGATCGCAATGCCTCGCTCGCGAAGCCGCTGATGCAGGTGGATGACTGCCGCAACATCCGAGAGATCGACTTGCTCCACGACGACATCGATGCCGTACTGCTGGCGCAATTCCTCGGCGAGGGTTTCAAGCCGGTCCAACCGACGCGCCACCAGAACCAGAGAATGGCCTTGCGCCGCGTACTGGCGGGCGAACTCCGCGCCGAATCCGCTCGATGCGCCGGTGATGAGAACCCACGAGTTGTCTGTCGTCATGGCGTGTACTCCATGCTCCGTCATGAATGGATCACTGTGGAAACCGCGCTTGATCCTGGGTCGCGGCGGGAGCGGCGCCGCAGGGATGTTGTCGCGCATCCCATCCGCCTCCCAAGGCGCGGAACGAGGCAATGGCGGCGCGCGCCTGTTTGCGCTTGCGCCTTCGCGTCGCGCACCTGCAGCAAGTTGCTGTCAGCGTCCAGCACCTCGATCAGGCTGATGACGCCGCCCCTATAGGCCGCATCGGCGCTCTCGCGCGCACGCGCCAGCGATGATTCACCCTGCGTGAGGATGCCGACCTGGGCTTCGCGTTTGACGAGGGCGGCGAAGGCGTTCTCGACGTCCTCGGTCGCCCGCAACACGGCCAGCCGGTATGCCGCCAGCACTTCGACTTCCTGACCGCGCGCGGCGACGATTTGTGCATCGACGCGGCCGAAGTCGAAGAGGCGCCACCGCAGGCCGAGAACACCCAGGGCTTGGTTCGCCCCGCTGGTGAACAGATTGCCGCCCGAGATCGTGGTGGCGGTGCCCAGCAGCGCGCCGAGCGAGAACTTGGGGTAGTACTCCGACATCGCCACGCCGATCCGCGCATTGGCGGACGCAAGACGCCGCTCGGCCACGATGAGATCCGGCCGGCGCCGGATCATGTCGGCTGGCGTGCCAGTCTCGACGATGCCCGGCGGGACAGGGACCGGCATCGCCGGGCTGAGTTCTGAACGATAGGTTCCCGGCTGCACGGCGAGCAGCACGTCCAGCGCGTTCATCGCCGTCTCGAGCCCGGCTTCCAGGACCGGGATCTGCGCCTCGACTTGAGCGAGCGCACCCTCGGCCTGGTTCACCTGGAGTTCGGCAGCGATGCCCCTTCCGTACAGGAGCTTGACCAAGGTGAGCAACTGCCGGCGGGTTTCGGCTTGCTGCCGGGCAATCGCGAGGCGCCCCTGTAAGCCCCGGATCGTGACATACACGTCCGCGGTCTGTGCGGCGACGGCAAGCCGGATCGCGACCGCGCCCGCTTCAGACGCCGCGTACTCCGCGCGCGCCGCTTCGTGCCCGCGGCGCAGACCGCCGAACACATCGACTTCCCAGCTCGCGCCGAGGTTCACCTCGTAGGAACTTCCCGCGCGGTCGAAATCGGGTGTCGCGGCGACCACCCGTCCGAGCGGCGTCTCGACCGACTGATAGACCGTCGCACCTTGCGCGCTCACCTGGCCGGACGGAAGCAGCGCCGCACCGGCGACGCGCAATGCGGCGCGCGATTGCGCGACACGTGCCGCTGCTTGGGCGAGCTCCAGGTTCTGTTCGAGGGCCAGCGAGACGAAGCGCGTCAGCGCCGGATCATCGAAGCTGGCCCACCAGCGCTGGAGGTCGGCCTTGCTCTGGACCTCCCGTCGCTCGACACCTTGCTGGCCAAGGAACTGTGCGGACAGTTGAATCTCGGGCGCTTTGTAGCGCGGCCCGACCGCGCAGTCCGTCATGAGGCTGGCAGTCAGCAGAACGGATAGAGAGCGCGTGTGGGCGAGCATGATGGTCCTTTCGGGGACACCGCCCGGCCGGGCGGCCCGCGCCGCCTACAGCCGATAGAGAACGGGTACTTCGACCCAGACCTCGACAGGATTCCCGTTCGAGAGTCCCGGGTGGAACGTCCAGCCCATCACCGCCTTCACGGCGTCTTCCCCCAGGGCCCGCAGCCCGCCCGCCACGATGACCTTCCTCGGGTGTCCGTCCGTTCCCACGAGCACGCGAAGCAGGACCCTGCCCTCGACACCCGCGTCCTTCGCCCAGTCGGGATAGGCGGGCTTCGGGGCATCGATCAGCTCGGGTGGGCTGTCGACGGCCCGGAACGCGGGCAGGACCTCGGGGGAAGCCGGGCGCGGCGGGCCTTTGTTTATTCCACCCTCGCCCTCCGCGCCGATCGGTTTCGCCGGGCGAGAAAAGCCGAAGTCAGACCATTGGAAATCCTGCCGCGGGGGAACGGGCTCGACAACTCCGTCCTTCGCGCTGGCCAACCCCGATGTTCGGACGATGAGCGGCGGCAGGTCAAGCGGCACGAGCAGATTCACGGTGTGAGCTTGCTCCGGTTTTCCTTCTGGCCGCTGTTCCCCCCGGCGCGAACCCCTTTCACTCGCCACCCGAATGAATCCGACGACCGTGAGGTGCACCAGGGCGGAAAACAGGAGCGCGCATTCGAGAAATTTCCGAGCGTTCGCCCGGAGATCCCCTGGGCCGAAGCGAAACGGTGGCGGTGAAGATGCGAATGCGGATACCATGGCGTGGGCTCCATCCCGGCGGATGAAAGCGAACGAGGCCTGCCCGAGGGGGGTAGGCCTCTTGTTCCAGAAAGGGGCGGAGGTTCCTAGAAAAGGATCCTAGAAGTGGAAGTCCATCGGGACTTCCACCCATACCGCCACCGGTTTGTTGTTGCTGAGCGCCGGCTTGAATACCCATTTCTTGATGGCGTCCACCGCGGCCTCGTTGAGCCCCGTCACCCCCCGGATCACCTTCACGTTCTTGACGCGGCCGTTCTTGTCTACGAGCACATGGAGAACGACCTTGCCCTGGATCTGGGCCTCCCGCGCGAACTCGGGATACGCGGGCTGCACCTGGGTCACCGGCACCGGCGGATCCTCGTAGTAAACGAACTCCCCCTCCGAGGGAAGCTCTTCCGTCGTGATGACGAGGCTGTCCTTCCCCGAACCGCCCACGCCGACCGGCGCCGTGAGCGCGGCAATTTCCTGCTGCGTCATGATCGTCTGCTCGGGCGCCTGGGCGTCCGGCACCGGCACCGGGGTCCCGATCGTCGGCTTCACGATAGGCTGGTTCGGAATCACGGGCGGCGGCGGCGCGTTGGAGAGCGACGGCGGGGGCGGCAGCGTCTGGAGGCGGATGACGCGGCCCGTGTACTCCGTATCGTCTCTCGGCTTCCAGATCGTGGCCAGAACGTAGAGCCCGACGAGGCTCAGGTGGATCGCGGCGGAAATGATCA is a window from the Candidatus Eisenbacteria bacterium genome containing:
- a CDS encoding energy transducer TonB, with translation MTSTTAATTLDFRDTSERVPIGAADLKANAQRLLKKALIISAAIHLSLVGLYVLATIWKPRDDTEYTGRVIRLQTLPPPPSLSNAPPPPVIPNQPIVKPTIGTPVPVPDAQAPEQTIMTQQEIAALTAPVGVGGSGKDSLVITTEELPSEGEFVYYEDPPVPVTQVQPAYPEFAREAQIQGKVVLHVLVDKNGRVKNVKVIRGVTGLNEAAVDAIKKWVFKPALSNNKPVAVWVEVPMDFHF
- a CDS encoding TonB family protein: MVSAFASSPPPFRFGPGDLRANARKFLECALLFSALVHLTVVGFIRVASERGSRRGEQRPEGKPEQAHTVNLLVPLDLPPLIVRTSGLASAKDGVVEPVPPRQDFQWSDFGFSRPAKPIGAEGEGGINKGPPRPASPEVLPAFRAVDSPPELIDAPKPAYPDWAKDAGVEGRVLLRVLVGTDGHPRKVIVAGGLRALGEDAVKAVMGWTFHPGLSNGNPVEVWVEVPVLYRL
- a CDS encoding SDR family NAD(P)-dependent oxidoreductase produces the protein MTTDNSWVLITGASSGFGAEFARQYAAQGHSLVLVARRLDRLETLAEELRQQYGIDVVVEQVDLSDVAAVIHLHQRLRERGIAIDILINNAGHGLQGTFVDGTLDAALAMLQLEVVSLTAVTHVFAQDMRTRGRGKILLVASLLAYQGVEKFAVYAAAKAYVLRLGEALHRELKRDGVMVTVLCPGMSDTGFATAAQQKITPALKLLMMQPAPVVRAGIRALQAGRISVVPGWANKATVMFTRATPRSLHQAVFARIMGAAADRGDAHTAPVKVARR